GATTACAGTAGTAGTACCCTCTCATTTTCGGTCTCTACACACAGGCCATTCAACCTGTATATAGTAATTGTCTATTACTTCAAGTACATAATTCTAACCTTAGCCTGAATGGCGTATGCAGCTAACAAGACTGCCGCTTCTGGTGAGCAGTAGATCTCGGCTCTTAAGACTTTCTGTTTTACTTGAAGAAAGAACAAGTGCTGCGTAATTTCCTGGATGAGTTCCTCTGATACCTCTTCTGGGTAAAACTTGGCAAGAAATGAAAACTGTAATGGATTCTCTTTTGATACATTTTGCTCTGTCACcttatatagaaaaaaaaaaaggttaaataaagaaaattgaaaatgtataacACAATAGAAGAAAagaattttggaaaaaaaagaaaagagcaAGTTATTGatatttctatttaataaagatgtttgaaaaaaaaatgttttttactctCATACTGTAAGAGGTTTTGTTTGACCTGGTCAACAAAAACTTAGGCAAACAAAAGGAAAtgcttaaaaaaaacaaaaagggCAAGAGAGAATgacaatgtaaaatattaagaaGTCAGTAAGTAATTTTAGTAGCGTTAGTATGGTAGATGTCTTACCTTTTTGTCCATTTTTAGCCAAGCTTGATAGCCTTTCTTGTCCACATATTGCAGTCCAAAATACCAAGTTTCCCTCAGTCCTTGTGTCCGGCAAACAAGATCAAAAAGCTGCCGACCTGTAGCTGTACACTACATAgcacataataaacaaaattaattttaaataatatatttaatatttccttttttaaactaataatatttCTCTCCAATGGAGTTAGCTGATTCAAAGATGAATATTAACAAAAAGATAATTTCCCATTTCACTCATTGTTCGTGTAAACCTCACGGGGAAATTCCAGgctaacctagcctaggcctagtaggaaGGTAAATCCCATATTAGAAGTTAGTGGCACATTCCGGGCTTCCTTCATCCCCTTTTCCTGCTTTCTTTCTCAGCAGCCAGGCTTATCTTCCTGCCTGGCTGACGTCTAGTTTCTTATCTTAATTCTTTACTTACATCTATACAAAACTCCAGTTCAGCATCCATAGTCATAACCCTAACCTTTAAGGTTTTAGGTTTGCTTCTGAACAGCGACATATTGCAAATCTATCTGCGTTTGTTCATTTTTTGAATAACATAAACTTTAGTCATCATCAtaacaatcagtaatccaatttTCGTTGCTTGTTGTCATTGTCGAGCAAGTTCAAAAGGTCACGTACGTATCGAAAAAGGGGGCGCCCTATATATTTATCCTTCTCTCTCTATCAGTATcaacaatactgtacagtactataaattTGGCTTTTCTTGATGCATTTCCTATTATGAGAACAAGTTTTGGAGGATcattatttgcttttttttattcCCTAAAAAAATACCCAACATTTATTGTCATACATAGACCAAAAAGTCGAAAAAGTTCTCAAaccttttaaagatgtattgtccctagCCCCTTTggtaattccaaaaaaaaatttttttttcattttgaaaaaaagggggtcattttgaagtatcataatagttattaactttcaccaaaaattagtcgaaaaaaaaaataatttaaccgaaatacagatgtttttttgttcaaaaaataacgttgacttccagtcaaagttttcaatcaaaacatatctcataatgcaacgcgcttgtttggctactctgtatgcataatcataaaacttcttcgcaatctgtgtgaaaacaccttctcaaccgagttgtaaacaatcctaattagcatcatgcatatgcatactcatggtttgaaatctttgtttccCAGACGAAATCTATTTAATTTActtgttaattacgtaaacttgttgtttttggctcgaattttcgacttaaagtgaataactttaatattactttgatatggctaatttaaatttagaatattttttttttcattttttgtgtttcaagggacaatacatctttaagtaaaagTGTACCAGAAAGTGGTTCTAGGACAATTACATATCTctttattgtcaaaatgtaaaataattaatgtgCTTGCATAATAATGCAAGCACATATTATATTGGGTTAATGCTGTAATAGTACACAGCAGTATGTATAATATTCCATAGTACATTTTTCCAGAAATAATAATGACAAATCATAAAGATATTTgtgttacagtatttattttattgttaacattGTCAGGTACAATACTGAATATCAATACCAACGTTTAATATAGTTACACTCTTTAAATCCTCCTACTTACAgataaaatttcaaaatcatTGCAAGTTTCAGTAATCATATTAAGGTAATATAATACGTTTtgaaaatcatatttaatataatatcgTACACATTATTTAATACTTGAGTGGTACAGTACAATAACTTAAATTCAATCCTTGTTCAACTTCTCGCTGTAGCTTCTCCTGTATTGTGAAGTTGAGTCTATGATATATAGTGACTTTGATTTGACACTGCTTGGTGGATATAATAACTAAATTCTGTCAAAATAAAAGgagattaaatgaaattagaGCTTACTTTTAAAACCCAGCTTTGTGAAAATAAGATGAGATAAGATAATTCTTAATTGTCATGTAAGGGCCGAACTGATGACAGACAAATGCTAAGTCAATAAGGatttatttactgtttttaaaGTACTTACCTTTTTACAATCTGTATAACGTCCTCGTCGTTAAGTTCATGTTCTCTGCCGACCTTCTGTGGATTGTGTTTGACAGATGACCCCCATACTAACGcactgaaaaacaaaatgaataaaattaatataagacaaaatgattacatttaaattaatgcAAGACTTCCACACTAAAGCCCAGTATATATTATCAGtttagtgatatgctcaaatatggtagtgatatgcccaaatatggtagtgatatgcccaaatatggtagcgatatgacatcatcatgtccatatatgggcatatcacatatttttgtcacatgaagtttgatagtgtacacaaaGCTTGCCAACCATATTACATTTGTTTGCTACAAAAACTAGGAATTTACTGTTAAACATCAAACTTACTATTTTGGAAAAATAACTTATAtctacaaaccagatgaacattttcaatcatcaaACTTACTATTTTAGttcttttaaaatagatttgtgTAGATTGTTGCAGAAATCTTCCACTGTTGTCTGGTCAGTTTTTAACACCACTGGCGCTTCATAGTCCGGTAACTGTCCCTTTGGTTTCGTGTAGCTATAATGATAAATGTGACATCACAAACTATTAATTATCAgtctattgtttaaaaaaaatgaacagtGAGTTGTTTTTACCGTCTCAAACACttaaattagtttaaaaaaaaaaattataaaaccaaatataaaACTAAAATCAATTCTTCGTAACACCCTGCATGgctaattgtttatatctcatttacatacttaTGAATTGACTGTATTTTTCATTtctgatgatcaaataaagatcgaAATGTTGAATCATGGCTTGACTCTCGTTATTTGGAGTAAATTTTATACTATATTACTTAAAACCAAAATTAGTATGTAAAATACTGTGAAAATAACACATACATTCTAACAAGAGTCAGGTACTGCCAAATTTTCTCCAGTAAATCATCAAAGTTCCATTTGTGATGAGCAGAAATTGGTACACAATGTGGGATCTTGTAAATGATATCAagttcctgaaaaaaaaaaagattattaatgCTCTGACATCACAAAGAGTTCACTATATTCACTGGTTTCTAGTACATCCAACTATTTATACTAATATAATTAggcatcgtatactctatctctaacaaaaTGTCccaatcttctatcaactaaagcCCAAGTATAGTCATGTCCCAGGACCACACTCTATTAGTCACCACGGATAAACTTTCTTCCTCagtgcttctatgaatggatgacttttgggagcaggaacgctagtaaatcaaacccagtaccgttttgatttcaATCATTCAGGAATTTTTCTCTTGATGCTACATCAAAATCCATCTATTATTGATGCCAGATCCACAAACAGGAATATGTAATCGTGACATAAAATTACTTTAAATGTCAATCCTCTCAAACCTAAACTTGCTCATGTTTGTACAGCCATACCTTTTGTAAACTGGactaacaaataattttaatatctatttattttatttatatttacctcAATAGAAATTTGATCAATCTTGTTAAGTACATATATACATGGGATGTAAGCTCGGTTTCCTTCGATTACATCAATTAACTCATCTGCTGATGCGTCGTGACGTAGCGTGATATCTGCGTTGTGGATGCGATATTCTGATAAGATGCTTTTTACGGTGTCTAGATCGAGTTGTGATTGGGCACATGTGGCTGTTAGATTTATTCCCCCTTTGTCTTTCTTTCGGTATGATATATTAGGAGGCTTCTTATTCAACCtgatcataaataaaattaatgcaaCTGGATTTAAtcatatacaaaaaaaagaaaatatattttgctCTTTTCAAAAAAGCTGTTTGCAGTTTCCAAAATACTATACCTTTGTTTTCATATTTCATTTATGATTTAGTTCAATTTCACCAATTCGTATACGGCAGTTTACTTTTCAAGGTGATTACTAGGTTAAATACCATTAAAAGGAATTTATTATAAACGTTGTTGAGGTTGACAAATATCCTTACCTTATTCCAAAGCCTTCCAACTCATGCTCAATCAATTTCTTGTGTTTGAGTGGCTTTAGTACATCTAAGACAATCAATATTAAACTGCATGTCCTTGCAACTACAAGAAAGAAAACACATCACATATTCATCATGTATTGGTTTCATACACCCTTtctataagctctgtctacactatcaaactagtttgacaaaaaaagtgtgttgtgcccaaatatggtagtgacatgacatcattgtgtacatatatgggcaaatcacattttttttttacataaagtaTGAttgtgaagacagagctttacacacttATAAGCTTGGTGTCAATAATatgatgtattattttaaaaatggtatcAAAACCCAGTTCCAACttgaaaaatgaaatactgtattgtatcACAAAATTTGGCCAAACCAGAGAGGGCGCAATTAAAAGAATTTTAGACATCAGCATTTCTATAGTAATTTCTAAATTGCTAAACAAGGCACGTTCTAAATTTGGTTGAAGTATTAATATATACTACTGACCTGCAATGACCTGTCTACCACGACCTTTACCATCCTTAGCTCCTTCAATAATACCTGGCAAATCAAGTAACTgtaaaaacagaacaaaattaattaacagaaaaaatgaaaatcttCATTCTAtctattacagtactgtataactacTGTACACAAGAAAGTGACATCCTCAATTATTTAAACTGAATACACGAGTTGAGTGAATTGGGGGACATACAGAGGGAGCTATTCACTTGGTTAATGGGATAAACTAAGGTAAATGCAAGTGGATAGAGTAGCtatttataaagctctgtctatcaaacttgttcgacaaagaaagtgtgaaattttgttgtcacataaagtttgataatgtaggcagagctttaggaATTAGAGTGCGAGAGAGGTAGTGTGTGTATTACCTGTATCTTGGCACCTTTGTACCTGATGACACCAGGCACTGTGGTAAGTGTTGTAAATTCATAAGCTGCAACCTCTGAGTAGACACCAGCGAGGTTGCTGAGAAGTGTAGATTTACCAACTGACGGGAAACCTAAAGGATATTTAACATTTGATGTACAGATTACGCAAATAGGTTATCTGTGTTagaacaaacaacaacaaaatgaacagtcattatgttaatttattcattCGGAGACTTAACTTGGAAacctaatttaattaaattcacATAGAAAACCAAGAATCTAGGTTACAACCACCTCATCATGCATAATAACTTAAATAAAGGAGCCTTAATGAAAGCATAACTTGTAATGAATAGCCTCCTCAGTTTAttcattttgacatttaaccaGGAAACCACCTCCTTATGCAGGCACCCCAACGTCAGTATGTCTGTTATTGTATCTATGCCTGTCTgtctatgtacagtactgtaaattcAAATCCAACTACATTATTGTGTATTTGGTAATTTTACACTAACCTACAAAACCAATTCGAGCATCTCCCGTTTTAGCAACATCAAAAcctaaagaataaaaaaaaatatataattaaatatacacaACATAAACCATCTGAATTGTATGCCTTTTGGATGTGTTTTCTACTATATGTTTACCTTCTTATTTtagtgttttgtatttgttgtcttGTTTTGGCCTGAATATGCTTGGTCCTCCAAGCTGTGACCTGTTTGTTacattcttttgttttttttttattgaaataaacgaTGATTTGATTACATATTTTACATGATGATTCAATAATCATTGCCAgccatatttattatatatcctttgttacaattcttttcacctgatgatgggctatgcccgaaacatgtcgttaaaataaatctatattgaggcagttttaacttatttgatcttgatttttttctatatcctgcctatgcatGATAATTCAATAATGATTGATGATTCAATAATCATTGCCAgccatatttattatatatcctttgttacaattcttttcacctgatgatgggctatgcccgaaacatgtcgttaaaataaatctatattgaggcagttttaacttatttgatcttgatttttttctatatcctgcctatgcagctctttgatttacatatttattatatgtacataagttgtttgtttttcatataGCTGTCAATACTGTTGCGTGATATTTCCTTACCTTCACCAGCTGGACCTGAGCCGCCTTTTGGTGTAATTAATTCCCTTCTCAGTTTGGCAAGACGTGCTTTAAGTAAACCTAAATGACTGCTTGTTGCTTTGTTTCGCTGAGTTCGAGCCATCTGAAAAGAATAATGGATAGTGAAAAGTCtaattatgatattttaattGGAGTAAAAGCATTACACAGTTAACACAAACTCTTCTTACTTTGAATTTGACATTATTGTGGAgcaaaaacagataaaaaaatacaaacaaatttaataatattaatattaataactaaacAGTATTCAATCTTACGAATcttattaaacataaataaagtcttaaaagattaatattaggatttgataatttttttgtttatgatCCATAAAACTCTATCTGTGACACCTACCTACACTCGCACTTAACTAGCCTAACCTAGGCCTACCCTCTCATCTCCATGATGGAAGGATCAATCCAGGCGGCACACATACCGTCACAGCTGCTCTCCGTTCATTTTCAATCTTATCATATTAATGGACTTTTTAGGCTACAAATAAACTAATTTTTACTACAAAAAAAGTCCTTAACATATATCAAAAAGTTTTCCAATACTTACTTCTGCCTCGATCTCAGCAATCTTCTCCAAAATACCCATTGTTAATCAACAAAAGTAAaacttaggctaggcctacccaCACTTCGCGGTGCTGCACCGTTTTCACAACAGACATCCAGTCCAGGTCCAATCATAAAAACAAAGTATTTcttctaaatattttaatttcaataaaataaatacattacttataaaaatatttttaagcTTACATTAATTGCAATTTCCGATAATATAATTAGCATACTTAATCTATTCTACAAATTTTCATGATTAATAATTCCCAGAATGCATCGTAATTCAATATGTCTGCGCCCATGGCCTGAAAAATGCTGATTGAGTTTATGAATATAATTTTTACATATCATGAAATTTCACTTGCTAATGAAATTTATTCTGTAATTTATGTAATCAACTTATTATAATGAACTTATTTTGTAACTTTCGTGTGTTTATACGCTTGAATTCACACATAAATTCTTGTGTATTTTCTAGATGTTTGAGTACCGGAGATGTAGTTTTTGTACCTAGGAAACTACCATTTAGGGTGCCTAAAGAAACTTTTTCAGAGGGCCAAGACCCATTTGTGCGGTCGACAAATAAACCACAGAATAATGGCAATCAAGAATCATCAGACTCAAATATTTTCTCTTATAGTAACATTTCTAcacatgatttaaaaataaatgacaaCTTACCAGATGTCGGAGGAAtagaagaaaatgaaaatacaatttatattcaatttgatggtacagaaaagaaaaatagGAAAGatgcagaaaaacaaaaagcaTCAGAACTATCCCCGGCCAAAGCTGCTGCAATGAATGTCCGAGACAGTTTACGAAGTGAAACTGGTAAATGAAAGTGTGAAATGTACCGATTCAATTTACAAACTACCAATCTAAAATTTGATTACTTTCGAGATTCATAAATTTAAAGATTtcacaattgaaaaaaaataaagtgcGAAAGTTTTACAAAAGTTcatggaaaataaaaatattaaacatatttCTCATTTctgtatttaacattttaactcaaattcttttttatttagttaCAAGTAGCAAGAATACTGGGTTTGACAGTAAAGGGTTTAAGATTTACACAGATACAGTGCCGGATTTAAAGAGGGTACCTCCAGCAAAAGTAACAAGTATTCTCAAATCAAGAATCATTTACAATGAAGGTTAATGGATCGTTTACATTTAGCAACTCTTGCAATTACAAACTGTTGATGTTCTATATTTACTCACaaactttatatttttaacTCTTTTCTGTTTTTGCAGGTGAAATTCTTGCAATAGACAAGCCGTATGGATTGCCATGTCATggtactttgttttttttaataaacttataAGATCAGCTAAAACATTAATGCATGTAAACTTAAAGTAAAACTCTGTCTAAACATGGAGAAATTTCTCCATGGTCTAAactatcaatctttatgtgacaaaaaaaatgtgatgtgcccatatatggacatgatgatgttattgGGCatatgatatcactaccatatttgggaacatcacactttttttgtcaaactaggttgaaagtgtagacagagctttatacgaTCAGCAAAAACATGGTATTTGCAGAGCAGAAGAAATTCACactaataaatgtataaatctAAATCATGACAGTACTTTCCAGAACAGTATTTAGTCATTTGTACTGGTTTTTCTTGATCTTTTTTGGACTTCATGCTAATATAAAGCATTTAAAGAGGAATATTTTAATACTTAACCTATCACACAACAAAAAAGTAAGTTAATAAAGAAGTTAATATCTTAATAATTCAGGTGGACCAGGGGTTGTGAATAACATTGAGGAGCTGTTGCCCCGATTGGCTAGAATGTTGCCAGGACAACAAGAAGACTTGACACTTCACATGGTTCACAGGCTGGACAAGGAGACTACTGGTGTGATGCTATTTGCTAAAACTgaagaaatgaaattaaaattacaggCAATGTTTAGAAATCATGTGATCAGTAAAAAATATTGGTAAGAAATTTGTTTAGAGTGTAATGATCCATAATGACCGTTTTCTTTatcaaactataaaaaaaattttttttttcatttttagggTTATTACAGTAGGCGTTCCAGAACCAAATAAaggtaaatttatttcaaatgcaattcaaattatattttcaaatattattcataaaagTTATTTCAtgttccattttttttataggaatGTTAGATATCCCGATGATTGAAAAAGAAGTTGAAGGAAAGCACAGGGTAACGTTGAACCTGAATCTAGTAAACCCTTACTTTTTTAAGTCTCACAATATccttttacatttaatttgaaCTATTTTCTAGATGAGTTTAAAACCTGATATTGGCGATGTCTACAAAAATCTATGGCAAAAAAAGAGCAGATCTTTTGGTACAAAGGCTGTGTCAAAGTTCAGAGTTCTGGATGATAATGGTACTGCTGCCCTCGTCGAAGTTCAAGCGGTTACAGGTAAGACAAAGTTTATATCACTATTATCCAAAATTTATTgtacaattttcttttttaaatcataattaatCTTATTTACAGGTGAAGACAAGTTTATATCACTATTTATCCAAAGTATCTTAAATTTGCCTTTAAAGTCGTCATATTTTCTTTCTAAATCATAATTGTTATTTACAGGTGTAAAACACCAGGTACGCTGTCACATGGCATTTGGTCTGGGTTGTCCCATACTAGGGGATCACAAATACTcgcatttcaataaaattgcCCCACAGGTAAGCAAATCATTCTAGATTTAAACCTGTTAGTAGACTCAGTGGTTCAGTGAATTACTTGTGTAGAATGAGTGAAGCTACGTGGATGGtttgaatattgaatacaaaGTGACAACGTAAAGTTCAGAAGTAGTGAACACAGGAGTGGTACAGGAAACATAGCCTAAGTAAATATTTCTTTGTTTCACGTCAACGTCGACACATTTTTTACTCTTTACAGAAACTTCCAGTTGAAATGCTTCAGCGATTTAGACTCCGACAGGCCAAAGTTCGCACAATGCCGATGCACCTTCATGCTCACCAGATATTTTTACCAGAAATCTATCAGGGTCGCAATCTCTCCATCACAACTCGGCTACCacagttttttaacaaaaacttGTCATATCTGAAACTTAAGGTTTCATAAGAAGTATAGGACATTTGATTAGAATGCAAAAACTTTTCAATGGGAATTTTGACTATATAGATATTTgctacaaaatataattatattcaagatgaacaaataaagttcGAAATATTCTCTTGCCTCACATTTTTggagtttgttttatattatcataCAACAAACGGTTCttaacattcataaaaatataaatttataacaCAAAAATGTATATGGTTCAACATGACGACACAATCATGTGTGTAATTAAGCTCACAACAACCAGACATGTTTATAAATTGAaggtattttaataaaataatgaaatcattTGCCTTAATGTTTTGAAATGTGCACAATTTTAATTATAGAataaacagacagacagacgaACGAACATAGAATATTgaaaatttatttacataacatTGCAACTTTTTGGCAAATAAATGAACTGTACAAGAAAGTGATTACatgtaatatacatatataacaAATTACAGTCATTAGTTTACTGTATATATCTTAAAAACGGCTGGGAACAGAGCTTGTTGGATCCTGCCAAAATTAtttacacaaacaaacaaacaattttataatatgTTCTACATATTATACCACCATTCACCAGCTGACCAATCAAGATCAAGCTGAATTTGTGATTGTCATGTCAAATAAACGGTAAATTTAACAGGTATATATACCAACCCCAAAAACATAGCCCTATTCAGGAGGGGGTTTATACCACAGGTATGTGCACAACTAATATATTTAGTTTTCTGCTGGATCCTGccaaagtaaataaataaatctagtTTCAGTTGCTCATATTTATATAGTTATTCTTGCATATGTACaaacatttacaatatataACAGTAAACATTCACATATTTATGGCATTCTATTTAAGATGCAAGGAAGAATGAGGTCACCACGGTAACCTCTTAAGTAACAACGCCCATCCCAAGTTTGGTATCAGTAACATTTACCTTGTAGAGTAATGGATCTGTAATACAAGTaataaacaattacaacattCATAAGTTTAAAATGACTTCGGCATTCAAAGTATAGACTAATATATTTGGCTTGATATCaccatatttggtaataatGACACACTTAATTAAAACACTTAATTTAAGGTATTACTGTAAGTAGAGTTAAAAAGATATAAAACAATCTGatataaaattacaaagtaTTACATAGAATTACAAGACACTAAAATGTATGACTATTAAGTTTTAAAGCATCTTTAAAATATGGAGTGAGTTTTgcaaaagttattttttttaacatgctcATTACGTCCCAAGCACACACTCAGAACATCGGCAGGTTAGCAAAATTCAATCCATACCtttacagaatatcagaaattacatgtacaatatattattataatacttgCAAAGGTAATTGAAAAATGGAAGAAATCAAGGTACACATGAAAAGAAGGAATGTAGTAAGAATGTAAAGAAAGACAGAGCATTCAAAGTACCTAAGAAATTATCCTCATTCTAGaatttataatttacaattataatataacaatatttataatattttaaataaaagcacTTTAACTGCATTGCATCTTGGTATCATTTTTAATCGTAAAAGCTgatagaaaatttaaaaaaagaattaaagtATTAGTTAAGAGTATTTAGTAGTTTTGCAAACAAACCGTTTACTTTTCCTGTTGGCGTTGGTTGCTCCTTAAATTAGGatctaaataaaattgtttcaaGAAGAATGACAGtaatattacatcatcatctaataattttgtttattttgaaagTTTATACGGTGGTAAGGCCTAGTATTCCACACTAGCAAACTTTTACCAGTTTGCAAACAACTAAAGTTTGTTAAAGTTAAAGACTTCTGCAATGCAAATGCTTTCAACTgatctacactagcaaacttgaGAAACTTTTAAACTATCACTTTAGTGGCAGTTTATCATAATTGTTGCCTTTAAAACACTACGCAAGTATTAATTAACCAACAGAGGGCAGTACATAACTTTACCAAATATTTGAttcaattatgtattatattaaaatattgctATAAATATGggcttttgttttgtttattcgATTGTGTTTGTACCTCATGTAAATTCTTCTTCTGTTATTTGTTGTTTCAAATAGACTAGTACACACATTACTTTAAAAAAGAGGAGTTCAATAACTTCATCTCAGAATTGCTGACATCCGCTGAAAGTGTGTTAGACAAGCAAAGAACTTAAATATGTTTGGTAGACTTGATCAAAATCAGTATCGTTCAATTCAGTTATATATTCTTTCGGAAAGAAAGAATATGCCTGATTTCAGCTTG
This is a stretch of genomic DNA from Antedon mediterranea chromosome 3, ecAntMedi1.1, whole genome shotgun sequence. It encodes these proteins:
- the LOC140045490 gene encoding developmentally-regulated GTP-binding protein 1 isoform X2, which translates into the protein MGILEKIAEIEAEMARTQRNKATSSHLGLLKARLAKLRRELITPKGGSGPAGEGFDVAKTGDARIGFVGFPSVGKSTLLSNLAGVYSEVAAYEFTTLTTVPGVIRYKGAKIQLLDLPGIIEGAKDGKGRGRQVIAVARTCSLILIVLDVLKPLKHKKLIEHELEGFGIRLNKKPPNISYRKKDKGGINLTATCAQSQLDLDTVKSILSEYRIHNADITLRHDASADELIDVIEGNRAYIPCIYVLNKIDQISIEELDIIYKIPHCVPISAHHKWNFDDLLEKIWQYLTLVRIYTKPKGQLPDYEAPVVLKTDQTTVEDFCNNLHKSILKELKYALVWGSSVKHNPQKVGREHELNDEDVIQIVKR
- the LOC140043944 gene encoding pseudouridylate synthase RPUSD4, mitochondrial-like, whose product is MNLFCNFRVFIRLNSHINSCVFSRCLSTGDVVFVPRKLPFRVPKETFSEGQDPFVRSTNKPQNNGNQESSDSNIFSYSNISTHDLKINDNLPDVGGIEENENTIYIQFDGTEKKNRKDAEKQKASELSPAKAAAMNVRDSLRSETVTSSKNTGFDSKGFKIYTDTVPDLKRVPPAKVTSILKSRIIYNEGEILAIDKPYGLPCHGGPGVVNNIEELLPRLARMLPGQQEDLTLHMVHRLDKETTGVMLFAKTEEMKLKLQAMFRNHVISKKYWVITVGVPEPNKGMLDIPMIEKEVEGKHRMSLKPDIGDVYKNLWQKKSRSFGTKAVSKFRVLDDNGTAALVEVQAVTGVKHQVRCHMAFGLGCPILGDHKYSHFNKIAPQKLPVEMLQRFRLRQAKVRTMPMHLHAHQIFLPEIYQGRNLSITTRLPQFFNKNLSYLKLKVS
- the LOC140045490 gene encoding developmentally-regulated GTP-binding protein 1 isoform X1; translated protein: MGILEKIAEIEAEMARTQRNKATSSHLGLLKARLAKLRRELITPKGGSGPAGEGFDVAKTGDARIGFVGFPSVGKSTLLSNLAGVYSEVAAYEFTTLTTVPGVIRYKGAKIQLLDLPGIIEGAKDGKGRGRQVIAVARTCSLILIVLDVLKPLKHKKLIEHELEGFGIRLNKKPPNISYRKKDKGGINLTATCAQSQLDLDTVKSILSEYRIHNADITLRHDASADELIDVIEGNRAYIPCIYVLNKIDQISIEELDIIYKIPHCVPISAHHKWNFDDLLEKIWQYLTLVRIYTKPKGQLPDYEAPVVLKTDQTTVEDFCNNLHKSILKELKYALVWGSSVKHNPQKVGREHELNDEDVIQIVKRI